TCTGATCTGAATGAAATTACATtgctattgtttttatttttatgacaTTGGAATGTGAGGTTTTGCAACAATATCATATTTCTTTGGTCCAACTTTTGTTTCTTCTTTTAGGGCTTACACGGTGGTTTCACATTCCTCACTGATTTGAAGACCATAAAAGCACATGAAACACAGTCAGCATGATTACAATGGAAAGCAGGGTCATGACTCATGGTTGTGATGATTGATCGCCCTATCTTTCTGTCAAGTGCGAGGATGCCGTCCAGGGAAGATAGTCCAGATGACGGAGGCGGAGGTGCGGGGGTTGTGCATCAAGTCCCGGGAGATCTTCCTCAGCCAGCCCATCCTACTGGAGCTGGAGGCTCCGCTCAAAATATGTGGTCAGTACGATAAATTCTCCCGCTTGCTCTATCCTTACTCCggggccctctctctctcgctctctctcccttagAGCACAAATACTGTATGAGAAATGTATGAGTCATACCAGGGTTAGAAAAATATAAAAAGCTGGCTGAATAAAGACATAGGCCTAATGTTTGTGATTTTACATGGCCATGAAAACGGCATCCAGAAGCCTAcccaaatcaaatttgatttgtcatgtgccgaatacagcaggtgtagacttcaccgtgaaatgcttacttacgagctctttcccaacgatgcagagttaaaaataAGGAAATGAAAACATAGGGAATAAAATACACtaaggaagctatatacagggactcaTACCTTTCCTCATAGAAATCTGTAGGCAGATAAAACTACAGATACCTATACATTCACTGGTGTCCTGGCACTATCCATACCATTCTGTTCATTCGTATTTTTATGGTCCTGGCACTATCCTCACCACACACAGTGTTGTCTTTAAGCCAAAATgtcagagagaaaggagaggatagGGTAACACATTGGAGAGACATAGACCTAGCTCAGTAAGTAGAGCAGGAGGATATAAATGCTGTCTCCCTCGAGTGTCTGCGGCTCTGCAGGATGGGGCCATCTCCTTCCATCAAGGACACAATCTGGCTCAAGTCCACTcactctcttctccactccttcCAGGTGTCCAGGGCTCACTTTAAAAAAGAAAGACACTgtcaatctcaatgtgacttccctggttaaataaagggtaCATCAAATAATGGTAGTCTCAcaacccctctgctctctctctctctaggggaTATCCATGGCCAGTACACAGACCTGCTGCGGCTCTTTGAGTACGGGGGCTTCCCGCCGGAGGCTAACTACCTGTTCCTAGGGGACTACGTGGACCGAGGCAAGCAGTCCTTGGAAACCATCTGCCTACTGCTGGCCTACAAGATCAAATACCCTGAGAACTTCTTCCTGCTCAGAGGAAACCACGAATGTGCCTCCATCAACCGCATCTACGGTTTCTATGACGAGTGTAAGACGCGGAagcagtgtcacacacacacaatctgaatCAGTTATCTTTTTCAGTGAGGATGGAGGATCCATAATGTTAATGCTTTTGGGATCTCTACTATCAGCAGAATTCCATGTCCTTTCTATGTTGTGTTCCCCAGGCAAACGCAGATTCAACATAAAGCTGTGGAAGACCTTCACAGATTGCTTCAACTGTCTGCCCATTGCCGCTATAATCGATGAGAAGATCTTCTGCTGCCATGGAGGTATGCATGGGGGCTTATCTATCAATtcaatctattattattattattattgaatatTATTAATTAACAATCATCCCTTTTCCTCAGGTCTCTCTCCTGATCTGCAGTCCATGGAGCAAATCCGACGCATCATGAGGCCCACTGATGTCCCTGACACAGGTGTGTTaacgtgtgtgtgggggggggggcgggGTTTACATGTTCTGTGATGTATTTGTGACTGGCTCTGACTGTGCTGACTGTGCTAGGCCTGCTTTGTGACCTGCTGTGGTCAGATCCAGACAAAGACGTGCAGGGCTGGGGGGAAAACGACCGGGGCGTCTCCTTCACCTTCGGGGCCGACGTGGTCAGCAAGTTCCTCAACCGCCATGACCTGGACCTCATCTGCAGAGCCCACCAGGTAGAGCCTTCATACTGACCTAATGTAGGAGATGCTgagtagggctgtgacgataccggTGTCCCAACACAAAGCAGACCAAagtctttggtcctttaaaaacctgctgtatgtaaaacattgtgtgctgaaacttggaaaataaataaatgtgactctggatgataGGGGCTGCACGATTAATCAAATTCAAATCGAAATCGCGATATTGACGTGCAATATCCATATCGCAAGAGGCTGcgattttctattttctttcaAACTTCGCTAATACAACGAAAACTAGATTACGGTATCTCCTCCAATGAGATGCGCTAGATTCCGTTCATTCACTCTCTACATGCACAGAGGATGCTGACCAATCACAAGCGGACTCTCTCACTCTGCATGGCATGCACATGCGGGCCAATCACAAGCGTGCGTCCCTGCATAGAGCGCGCAGTTAGATGCTGGTGAGAAGAGAAAGGGCTTCACCAAAGACAGGACAGTAGGTTGTTTAGAAACTCTGTTGCTTCACCTCAGTGTGTCGGAAATATGAGTACTGCTAGTGCTAATGAGAACGTTGATTTGGTGCCAAAGAAGGGCTCATCATCAGTGATATGGCAAACCAATGTCAACCAAATGCAAGTGTGCAAAAAGTGCCTCAGAGTCGTGGCGACAACAAGAGGCAACACGACAAatgcagttcatataaggaaatcagtcaatttgaataaattcattgggccctaatctatggatttcacatgactgggcagtggcGCAGATCCATGCCCTCCCAGGACCGCCccaggggagccaggcccagccaatcagaatgagtgttTCACCACAAAATGGCTTCATTACAGAcagaggccggttggacgtactgccaaattttgtaaaacgacgttggaggtggcttatggtagagaaatgaacatgcaattctctggcaacagctttggtggacattcctgcagtcagcatgccaattgcacgctccctcaaaacttgagacatctgtgtcattgtgctgtgtgacaaaactgcacatttgagtggccttttattgtccccagcacaaggtgcacctgtgtaatgatcatgctgttttaatcagcttcttgatatgccacacctgtcaggtggatggattatcttgacaaaggataaaatgctcactaacaagaatgtaaacaaatttgtgcacaatttgaATACATTTaagatttttgtgcgtatggaacatttctgggatggaacatttctgggatcttttatttcagctcatgaaacatgggaccagcactttacatgttgcgtttatatttttgttcagtttacatAATTACACAATCATAAGCTTCCTATTCCATCTGCAGCCTATGGCTGCCTGAATAAATAATTCACTTAGGTTCTTTAATTACTCATAATGgtaaaatacactatatatacaaaagtatgtggacaccccttcaaattagtggattcggctatttcagccacacccgttgctgacaggtgtataaaattgagcacaccgccatgcaatctccatagacaaacattggcagtagaatggccttactgaagagctcagtggctttcaacgtggcaccgtcataggatgccacctttctaacaagtcagttcgtcaaatttctgcgacgctagatctgccccggtcaactgtaagagctgttattgtgaagtggaaacgtctaggagcgacaacggctcagccgcgaaatggTAGGCCCCACAAGTTCACAGagtgggaccgccgagtgctgtagtgcgtaaaaattgtatgtcctctgttgcaacactcactaccgagttccaactacctctggaagcaacgtcagcacaagaactgttcgtcgagagcttcatgaaatgggtttccatggccgagcagccgcacacaaacctaagatcaccatgtgcaatgtccagcgtcggctggagtggtgtaaagcttgccgccaatggactctggagcagtggaaacgcgttctcaagtaatgaatcacgcttcaccatctgccagtccgatggacgaatctgggaaCGTCtggagaatgctacctgctc
This window of the Coregonus clupeaformis isolate EN_2021a chromosome 33, ASM2061545v1, whole genome shotgun sequence genome carries:
- the LOC121548589 gene encoding serine/threonine-protein phosphatase PP1-beta catalytic subunit-like isoform X1, with the protein product MAESELNVDSIISRLLEVRGCRPGKIVQMTEAEVRGLCIKSREIFLSQPILLELEAPLKICGDIHGQYTDLLRLFEYGGFPPEANYLFLGDYVDRGKQSLETICLLLAYKIKYPENFFLLRGNHECASINRIYGFYDECKRRFNIKLWKTFTDCFNCLPIAAIIDEKIFCCHGGLSPDLQSMEQIRRIMRPTDVPDTGLLCDLLWSDPDKDVQGWGENDRGVSFTFGADVVSKFLNRHDLDLICRAHQVVEDGYEFFAKRQLVTLFSAPNYCGEFDNAGGMMSVDESLMCSFQILKPSEKKAKYQYGGVNTGRPVTPPRTAQAPKKR
- the LOC121548589 gene encoding serine/threonine-protein phosphatase PP1-beta catalytic subunit-like isoform X2, whose amino-acid sequence is MAESELNVDSIISRLLEVRGCRPGKIVQMTEAEVRGLCIKSREIFLSQPILLELEAPLKICGDIHGQYTDLLRLFEYGGFPPEANYLFLGDYVDRGKQSLETICLLLAYKIKYPENFFLLRGNHECASINRIYGFYDECKRRFNIKLWKTFTDCFNCLPIAAIIDEKIFCCHGGLSPDLQSMEQIRRIMRPTDVPDTDPDKDVQGWGENDRGVSFTFGADVVSKFLNRHDLDLICRAHQVVEDGYEFFAKRQLVTLFSAPNYCGEFDNAGGMMSVDESLMCSFQILKPSEKKAKYQYGGVNTGRPVTPPRTAQAPKKR